From a region of the Acidimicrobiales bacterium genome:
- the fabZ gene encoding 3-hydroxyacyl-ACP dehydratase FabZ produces MDYVSLLPHRPPFRFVDAVDAVVPAESVTARYRVTGEEAFLAGHFPGNPVFPGVIQLEALAQAGAIAVLSDERYAGKLPLFGGVEKVRFRRIVRPGDELRLQVDIERLSARGGWCQARASVEGATTCEGRLFFALG; encoded by the coding sequence ATGGACTACGTCTCGTTGTTGCCGCACCGCCCGCCGTTCCGCTTTGTCGACGCCGTCGATGCCGTGGTGCCCGCCGAGTCGGTGACGGCGCGCTACCGGGTCACGGGCGAAGAGGCGTTCTTGGCCGGGCACTTCCCCGGCAACCCCGTGTTCCCTGGCGTGATCCAGTTGGAGGCGTTGGCTCAGGCAGGGGCCATCGCCGTGCTGTCCGACGAGCGCTACGCCGGGAAACTGCCGCTGTTCGGCGGGGTCGAGAAGGTGCGGTTCCGGCGCATCGTCCGGCCCGGCGACGAGTTGCGTTTGCAGGTCGACATCGAGCGCCTCAGCGCCCGCGGCGGCTGGTGCCAGGCGCGAGCCTCGGTCGAGGGCGCCACGACCTGCGAAGGCCGGCTGTTCTTCGCCCTGGGATAA
- a CDS encoding HhH-GPD-type base excision DNA repair protein, which translates to MPSTLALSGDPAADKLLSKDPLALLIGMVLDQQVPLEWAFAAPLRLKERLGGRLDAAEIAAIDPDRLVEVFSQTPALHRFPGANAKRVQELCRIVVDEYGGKAARVWKSAKSGDELFRNIKALPGFGEQKARIFIALLAKQLAVQPEGWQEAAGEFGKPGTHMSVADITGPETLAKVREYKQAKKAAAKG; encoded by the coding sequence ATGCCTTCGACGCTCGCCCTCTCCGGTGACCCGGCCGCCGACAAGCTGCTCTCCAAGGACCCGCTGGCCCTGTTGATCGGCATGGTCCTCGACCAGCAGGTCCCGTTGGAGTGGGCCTTCGCCGCCCCGCTGCGCCTCAAGGAGCGGTTGGGCGGGCGACTCGATGCCGCCGAGATCGCCGCCATCGACCCCGACCGGCTGGTCGAGGTCTTCTCGCAGACACCGGCGCTGCACCGCTTCCCTGGTGCCAACGCCAAGCGGGTGCAAGAGCTGTGTCGCATCGTGGTCGACGAGTACGGCGGCAAAGCGGCCCGGGTGTGGAAGTCGGCCAAGTCGGGCGACGAACTGTTCCGCAACATCAAGGCGCTGCCGGGTTTCGGCGAGCAGAAGGCCCGCATCTTCATCGCCCTCTTGGCCAAGCAACTGGCGGTGCAGCCCGAGGGCTGGCAGGAAGCGGCGGGCGAGTTCGGCAAGCCCGGCACGCACATGTCGGTAGCCGACATCACCGGGCCGGAGACGTTGGCCAAGGTGCGGGAGTACAAGCAGGCCAAGAAGGCAGCAGCCAAGGGATGA
- the thiS gene encoding sulfur carrier protein ThiS, translating to MEVIANGSAVKLPDDATVADLLASMGLGGKWVLVERNGEPVKRAELATTALAEGDRLELVRAVAGG from the coding sequence GTGGAGGTCATCGCCAACGGCTCGGCCGTCAAGCTCCCCGACGACGCCACCGTCGCCGACCTGCTGGCGTCGATGGGGCTCGGCGGCAAGTGGGTGTTGGTCGAGCGCAACGGAGAGCCGGTGAAGCGGGCGGAGTTGGCGACGACGGCGTTGGCCGAAGGGGACCGGTTGGAGTTGGTGCGGGCGGTGGCCGGTGGCTGA
- the thiE gene encoding thiamine phosphate synthase: protein MAERRLYLCTPDRPDLAQFVAACIRGGVDLVQLRDKHLDARPLLDRARVVRDVCRDHGVPFILNDRPDLALEVEADGVHVGQDDAPPSLARRLLGPDAIVGLSTHAPAELDDAAGEPVDYISAGPVTPTPTKPGRPGTGLEYVTYAAHNATRPFYVTGGVTPETVSAVVEAGARHVVVVRWLTEAAEPEPAARALRAALDGALEVLAVEPAEQHGDGPGVVAQPVPGTRHHP, encoded by the coding sequence GTGGCTGAGCGGCGGCTGTACCTCTGCACCCCCGACCGGCCCGACCTGGCGCAGTTCGTGGCCGCGTGCATCCGGGGCGGCGTCGACCTGGTGCAGTTGCGCGACAAGCACCTCGACGCCCGGCCGCTCCTCGATCGGGCCCGCGTCGTGCGCGACGTGTGCCGAGACCACGGCGTGCCGTTCATCCTCAACGACCGCCCCGACCTGGCGCTGGAGGTCGAGGCCGACGGGGTGCACGTGGGCCAGGACGACGCGCCGCCCTCGCTGGCCCGCCGCCTCCTCGGCCCCGACGCCATCGTGGGGCTGTCGACGCACGCACCCGCCGAACTCGACGACGCCGCAGGCGAACCCGTCGACTACATCTCCGCCGGGCCGGTGACGCCGACGCCCACCAAGCCGGGGCGCCCGGGCACTGGCCTGGAGTACGTGACATACGCAGCGCACAACGCCACCCGCCCGTTCTACGTGACCGGCGGTGTCACCCCTGAGACGGTGAGCGCGGTGGTCGAAGCGGGTGCTCGCCACGTGGTGGTGGTGCGCTGGTTGACCGAGGCAGCAGAACCGGAGCCCGCGGCGCGAGCGCTGCGGGCCGCACTCGACGGCGCGCTAGAGGTGCTGGCGGTCGAGCCAGCCGAGCAGCACGGCGACGGCCCGGGGGTCGTGGCGCAACCGGTGCCCGGCACCCGTCACCACCCGTAG
- a CDS encoding alpha/beta fold hydrolase, which translates to METEIQSGGLRLRGYLASPPPTSGGPGHFQHGLVLCHGFPPGTKGARTAGQTYPQLAERLAADAGWAVLTFNFRGAGGSPGDFSLGGWLEDVRAAIDHLPTVADVDGVWLAGFSTGGSLALCAAGEDERVKGVAAFAAPADFDDWASDHKKFLEHSREIGVVGSKGFPADVEAWGRELREIRPLNLIGKIPPRPVLLVHGGDDETVPLMDARALADAADGEVELRVVTGAGHRLRHDPRAVAVLLGWLDRQHL; encoded by the coding sequence GTGGAAACCGAGATCCAATCCGGGGGGCTGCGCCTGCGTGGCTACCTGGCCTCGCCCCCTCCGACGTCGGGCGGACCTGGCCACTTCCAGCACGGCCTGGTGCTGTGCCACGGGTTTCCGCCGGGCACCAAGGGCGCTCGCACAGCGGGGCAGACCTATCCGCAGCTGGCCGAACGGCTGGCCGCCGATGCCGGGTGGGCGGTGCTGACGTTCAACTTCCGGGGCGCCGGCGGGTCGCCCGGCGACTTCTCCCTGGGCGGGTGGCTGGAGGACGTGCGAGCCGCTATCGACCACTTGCCGACGGTGGCCGACGTCGACGGCGTGTGGCTTGCCGGCTTCTCCACCGGCGGCTCGCTGGCGCTGTGCGCGGCAGGCGAGGACGAACGGGTCAAGGGCGTGGCCGCCTTCGCTGCTCCGGCCGACTTCGACGACTGGGCCAGCGACCACAAGAAGTTCCTCGAGCACTCCCGAGAGATCGGGGTCGTCGGCAGCAAGGGCTTTCCCGCCGACGTAGAGGCGTGGGGCCGAGAGCTGCGGGAGATCCGCCCGCTCAACCTCATCGGCAAGATCCCGCCCCGCCCTGTGCTGTTGGTGCACGGGGGCGACGACGAGACGGTGCCGCTGATGGACGCCCGCGCTCTGGCCGACGCCGCCGACGGCGAGGTCGAACTACGGGTGGTGACGGGTGCCGGGCACCGGTTGCGCCACGACCCCCGGGCCGTCGCCGTGCTGCTCGGCTGGCTCGACCGCCAGCACCTCTAG
- a CDS encoding amidohydrolase family protein gives MKAIDLHVHLATHEWLNASLGPMREATERHFRMVIEERTVDEMADEFRADDVLAVLLAWDAETATGLPPVTNDFVADCVRRHPDAFVGFASVDPWKGRKAIDEARRAVEELGLKGLKFHPGCQRFAPNDTRFYPLYETAVSLGIPALFHTGTTGLGAGMPGGGGIKLGYCRPILLDDVAADFPDLQIIAAHPSWPWQDEMLAVAQHKANVWLELSGWSPRKWSPELTKAVLGPMQDRALYGSDYPFIRFTKWLDAFATYDPPAEVQEKLLVGNARRLLGL, from the coding sequence GTGAAGGCCATCGACCTGCACGTCCACCTGGCCACGCACGAGTGGCTGAACGCCTCCCTCGGCCCCATGCGGGAGGCCACCGAGCGCCACTTCCGCATGGTCATCGAGGAACGCACGGTCGACGAGATGGCCGACGAGTTCCGGGCCGACGACGTGCTCGCCGTGCTGTTGGCATGGGACGCCGAGACGGCGACGGGCCTGCCGCCGGTCACCAACGACTTCGTGGCCGACTGCGTGCGCCGCCACCCCGACGCCTTCGTGGGCTTCGCCTCGGTCGACCCGTGGAAGGGCCGCAAGGCCATCGACGAAGCCCGCCGGGCCGTGGAGGAGCTGGGCCTGAAGGGCCTCAAGTTCCACCCCGGCTGCCAGCGCTTCGCCCCCAACGACACCCGCTTCTACCCCCTCTACGAGACGGCGGTGTCGCTCGGCATACCCGCCTTGTTCCACACCGGCACGACCGGGCTCGGTGCGGGCATGCCCGGCGGCGGCGGGATCAAGCTCGGCTACTGCCGGCCGATCCTGCTCGACGACGTGGCCGCCGACTTCCCCGACCTGCAGATCATCGCCGCGCATCCCTCGTGGCCCTGGCAGGACGAGATGCTGGCCGTGGCCCAGCACAAGGCCAACGTGTGGCTGGAGCTGTCGGGGTGGTCGCCTCGCAAGTGGTCGCCGGAGCTGACGAAGGCGGTGCTCGGCCCGATGCAGGACCGGGCCCTCTACGGCAGCGACTACCCGTTCATCCGCTTCACCAAGTGGCTCGACGCCTTCGCCACATACGACCCGCCCGCCGAGGTGCAGGAGAAGCTGCTGGTGGGTAACGCGCGCCGGTTGCTCGGCCTCTGA
- the rpiB gene encoding ribose 5-phosphate isomerase B, which translates to MRIAIASDHAGFRMKTAVIAHLQASGHEVTDLGTDSEAPVDYPAFCAAAARAAVRGEADFAIVLGGSGQGEQIAANKVHGARAALCQDELMARLARQHNDANVLSLGGRVLGETVALAVVDAFLATPFEGDRHVARLAQVAEIEREESAGS; encoded by the coding sequence ATGCGGATCGCCATTGCCTCCGACCACGCCGGATTCCGCATGAAGACGGCGGTCATCGCCCACCTGCAGGCCAGCGGCCACGAGGTCACCGACCTCGGCACCGACAGCGAGGCGCCGGTCGACTACCCGGCGTTCTGCGCGGCGGCGGCCCGGGCGGCGGTGCGAGGCGAGGCCGACTTCGCCATCGTGCTGGGCGGCAGCGGCCAAGGTGAGCAGATCGCCGCCAACAAGGTGCACGGGGCGCGGGCGGCGCTGTGCCAGGACGAGCTCATGGCCCGCCTGGCCCGTCAGCACAACGACGCCAACGTCCTGTCGCTGGGAGGGCGGGTGTTGGGCGAGACGGTGGCGCTGGCCGTGGTCGACGCCTTCCTGGCCACCCCGTTCGAAGGCGACCGCCACGTGGCCCGCCTGGCCCAGGTGGCCGAGATCGAACGCGAGGAAAGCGCCGGGTCGTGA
- a CDS encoding type II toxin-antitoxin system Phd/YefM family antitoxin, producing the protein MKEISATEAARGFSDVLDAVEHRHQSFVVIRGGRPVARLEPVATVDGKALKTLLATHKPDKAWLKELTEMRDSLVVEERSWPA; encoded by the coding sequence ATGAAGGAGATCTCGGCCACGGAAGCGGCACGGGGGTTCTCCGATGTGCTCGACGCCGTCGAGCACCGGCACCAATCGTTCGTCGTCATCCGCGGGGGCCGACCGGTGGCGAGGCTTGAGCCCGTCGCCACGGTGGACGGCAAAGCGCTGAAAACCCTGCTCGCCACACACAAGCCCGACAAGGCGTGGCTCAAGGAGCTCACCGAGATGCGCGATTCGCTCGTCGTCGAGGAGCGGTCCTGGCCGGCCTGA
- a CDS encoding PIN domain-containing protein: protein MAQGAHRDARFARRRGAVLAGLILDTSVLVDAERQGAALARIVADDDDVAIAAITVAELLVGVELAEGKRRAARQKLVDAIIDTLPIEDYDLNVARRHSELLAHVRRAGRPRGAHDLVIAATALARRRIVVTADARGFDGLPGVTYRATR from the coding sequence GTGGCTCAAGGAGCTCACCGAGATGCGCGATTCGCTCGTCGTCGAGGAGCGGTCCTGGCCGGCCTGATCCTCGACACGTCGGTGCTCGTCGATGCCGAACGGCAGGGCGCGGCACTCGCCCGGATCGTGGCCGATGACGACGACGTCGCCATCGCCGCCATCACCGTTGCCGAGCTGCTGGTCGGAGTGGAGTTGGCCGAGGGGAAGCGCCGGGCGGCGAGGCAGAAGCTCGTCGACGCCATCATCGACACGCTGCCGATCGAGGACTACGACCTCAACGTCGCCCGTCGCCATAGCGAGTTGCTTGCCCACGTGCGGCGAGCGGGCCGGCCGCGAGGTGCCCACGACCTCGTGATCGCCGCCACCGCACTGGCCCGGCGGCGGATCGTCGTGACGGCCGACGCCCGAGGCTTCGACGGCCTCCCCGGCGTCACCTATCGCGCCACCCGCTGA
- a CDS encoding acyl-CoA dehydrogenase family protein, giving the protein MNFAFSEEQEELRRSVRRFLDDKSPSTEVRRLMETTEGYDPAVWDQMANQLGLQGLAIPEEYGGSGYGYVELTVILEEMGRALLAAPYFSTVALAANALLASGDAAAKKEFLPGIASGETIATVAITEDNGRWDEGGITLAATKSGDGWTLEGTKSFVLDGHIASLVLVAARAGDGISLFAVDGSASGLTRTALSTMDQTRKQARLEFAGVPARLVGSEGDGSRVLTKTLDLAAIALAAEQVGGAQKCLEMAVQYAKDRVQFGRPIGSFQAIKHKCADMLLEVESAKSAAYYAGWAASEDNDEVPVVASLAKAYCSDAYFHAAAENIQIHGGIGFTWEHDAHLYFKRAKSSELLFGDPSYHRELLAQRIGL; this is encoded by the coding sequence GTGAACTTCGCCTTCAGCGAGGAGCAGGAAGAGCTTCGCCGCTCCGTCCGCCGCTTCCTCGACGACAAGTCTCCGAGCACCGAAGTCCGCCGTCTCATGGAGACCACCGAGGGCTACGACCCCGCTGTGTGGGACCAGATGGCCAACCAGCTCGGCCTGCAGGGCCTGGCCATCCCCGAGGAGTACGGCGGCTCGGGCTACGGCTACGTCGAACTGACCGTCATCCTCGAGGAGATGGGCCGGGCGCTGCTGGCCGCCCCGTACTTCTCGACGGTGGCGCTGGCCGCCAACGCCCTGCTGGCGTCGGGCGACGCCGCCGCCAAGAAGGAGTTCCTGCCGGGCATCGCCTCGGGCGAGACCATCGCCACCGTGGCCATCACCGAGGACAACGGCCGGTGGGACGAGGGCGGCATCACCCTGGCGGCGACCAAGTCGGGCGACGGCTGGACGCTGGAGGGCACAAAGTCGTTCGTGCTCGACGGCCACATCGCCTCGCTGGTCCTGGTCGCAGCCCGTGCCGGTGACGGCATCAGCCTGTTCGCCGTGGACGGCTCGGCGTCGGGGCTCACCCGCACTGCGCTGTCGACCATGGACCAGACCCGCAAGCAGGCCCGGCTGGAGTTCGCCGGCGTGCCCGCTCGGCTGGTGGGCAGCGAGGGCGACGGCTCCCGCGTGCTGACCAAGACGCTTGACCTGGCTGCCATCGCCTTGGCGGCCGAGCAGGTCGGTGGGGCGCAGAAGTGCCTGGAGATGGCCGTGCAGTACGCCAAGGACCGGGTGCAGTTCGGCCGGCCCATCGGCTCGTTCCAGGCCATCAAGCACAAGTGCGCCGACATGCTGCTCGAGGTCGAGTCGGCCAAGTCGGCGGCGTACTACGCAGGCTGGGCGGCGTCCGAGGACAACGACGAGGTGCCCGTGGTGGCCTCGCTGGCCAAGGCCTACTGCTCCGATGCGTACTTCCACGCTGCGGCCGAGAACATCCAGATCCACGGCGGCATCGGCTTCACCTGGGAGCACGACGCCCACCTGTACTTCAAGCGGGCCAAGTCGTCCGAGCTGCTCTTCGGCGACCCCTCGTACCACCGCGAGCTCCTCGCCCAGCGCATCGGCCTCTAA
- a CDS encoding MBL fold metallo-hydrolase, whose amino-acid sequence MHFADTQAEIHKLVVGPVDNNVFVVRCKQTGDAVLIDAANEHEKLLELCRRLGVRRVLETHGHWDHIQAVPAVRDAGYEVGVTGADSEMLPSYDFVLEDDTVIEVGRLRLRTIATPGHTPGSMCFLLEGSPVLLSGDTLFPGGPGATKFPGGDFDQIIASIDRRLFTLAPDTVVMPGHGDDTTIGTERPHLQAWVERGW is encoded by the coding sequence ATGCATTTCGCGGACACGCAGGCGGAGATCCACAAGCTCGTCGTAGGGCCGGTCGACAACAACGTCTTCGTGGTCCGCTGCAAGCAGACGGGCGACGCGGTGCTGATCGACGCGGCCAACGAGCACGAGAAGCTGCTCGAACTGTGCCGGCGCCTCGGGGTGCGTCGGGTGCTGGAAACCCACGGGCACTGGGACCACATCCAGGCCGTGCCCGCCGTGCGCGACGCGGGCTACGAGGTGGGCGTCACCGGGGCCGACAGCGAGATGCTGCCCTCCTACGACTTCGTGCTGGAGGACGACACCGTCATCGAAGTGGGCCGCCTGCGCCTGCGCACCATCGCCACGCCGGGCCACACCCCGGGCTCGATGTGCTTCCTGCTGGAAGGCTCGCCCGTGCTGCTCAGCGGCGACACGTTGTTCCCTGGCGGCCCCGGCGCCACCAAGTTCCCCGGCGGCGACTTCGACCAGATCATCGCCTCCATCGACCGCCGCCTGTTCACCCTGGCGCCCGACACCGTCGTGATGCCGGGCCACGGCGACGACACCACCATCGGCACCGAGCGCCCCCACCTGCAAGCGTGGGTCGAGCGAGGTTGGTGA
- a CDS encoding M3 family oligoendopeptidase: MSATDVAWDLSDLLDGGGEDAVDRFLDEADARAEAMASQRGALAGMDAEAFVAFVDDLAAVHELLERAGSYAYLRFAADTTDPANGARMQHVQERGTAVTTKLIFFDIEWAALSDEQAGALLESPGLEFARHHLENARRYREHLLSEPEERVLSEKSVSGASAWARLFGELLSSLEIPVDGEVIGLEEALSRLTSNDRSVRKAAAEGVTAGLAPGLRTRAFIFNTLLLDKAVDDRLRHYGHWLASRNLANEASDESVEALVSSVRNRYDLPQRWYRLKARLLGLDRLADYDRSASVVGEDERVEWDDARRIVLDSYASFSPELASVASDFFDRRWIDAPPRPGKQPGAFCMYTVPSVHPYVLLNYTARRSDVLVLAHELGHGLHAYLSRPQGVFHQGTPLTLAETASVFGETVTFGRLLEAASTPESRLGLLAQSIEGAIATVFRQTAMNRFEHLAHNARRTEGELSVERIGELWADSQRELFGDAVEVTEGYKSWWSYIPHFVNTPGYVYAYSYGQLLALSVYRQYEEQGSDFVPRYLHLLSSGGSMAPEDLGKIVGCDLADPGFWDGGLAIIEQQVDAAETAAFEAGRL, translated from the coding sequence ATGAGCGCCACCGACGTCGCCTGGGACCTCTCCGACCTGCTCGACGGAGGCGGCGAGGACGCCGTCGACCGCTTCCTCGACGAAGCCGACGCCCGCGCCGAGGCCATGGCCTCGCAGCGCGGCGCCCTTGCGGGCATGGACGCCGAGGCCTTCGTGGCCTTCGTCGACGACTTGGCCGCGGTGCACGAGTTGCTGGAGCGGGCGGGCTCGTACGCCTACCTGCGCTTCGCCGCCGACACCACCGATCCGGCCAACGGCGCCCGCATGCAGCACGTGCAGGAACGGGGCACGGCGGTGACGACCAAGCTCATCTTCTTCGACATCGAGTGGGCGGCGCTGTCCGACGAACAGGCCGGCGCGTTGCTGGAGTCGCCGGGGCTTGAGTTCGCCCGCCACCACTTGGAGAACGCCCGCCGCTACCGCGAGCACCTGCTGTCGGAGCCCGAGGAGCGAGTGCTCAGCGAGAAGTCGGTCAGCGGGGCCAGCGCCTGGGCCCGCTTGTTCGGCGAGCTTCTCTCGTCGCTGGAGATCCCCGTCGACGGCGAGGTAATCGGCCTCGAAGAAGCGCTGAGCCGGCTGACGTCGAACGACCGCTCGGTGCGCAAGGCGGCCGCCGAGGGCGTGACCGCCGGGCTGGCACCGGGCCTGCGCACCCGGGCCTTCATCTTCAACACGCTGCTGCTCGACAAGGCCGTCGACGACCGCCTGCGCCACTACGGCCACTGGTTGGCGTCGCGGAACCTGGCCAACGAAGCGTCCGACGAGTCGGTCGAGGCGCTGGTGTCGTCGGTGCGCAACCGCTACGACCTGCCCCAGCGCTGGTACCGGTTGAAGGCCCGCTTGCTCGGGCTCGACCGGCTGGCCGACTACGACCGTTCCGCGTCGGTGGTGGGCGAGGACGAGCGGGTGGAGTGGGACGACGCCCGCCGCATCGTGCTCGATTCGTATGCCTCGTTCTCGCCTGAGTTGGCGTCGGTGGCGAGCGACTTTTTCGACCGCCGGTGGATCGACGCCCCGCCCCGCCCGGGCAAGCAGCCCGGTGCGTTCTGCATGTACACGGTGCCGTCGGTGCATCCCTACGTGCTGTTGAACTACACGGCCCGGCGCTCCGACGTCCTGGTGCTGGCCCACGAGTTGGGCCACGGGCTGCACGCCTACCTGTCGCGGCCGCAGGGGGTGTTCCACCAGGGCACCCCGCTGACGCTGGCCGAGACGGCGTCGGTCTTCGGCGAGACGGTGACGTTCGGCCGCCTGCTGGAAGCGGCGTCGACGCCGGAGTCGCGGCTGGGGCTGTTGGCCCAGAGCATCGAAGGCGCCATCGCCACGGTGTTCCGCCAGACGGCCATGAACCGCTTCGAGCACTTGGCCCACAACGCCCGGCGCACCGAGGGTGAGCTGTCGGTGGAGCGCATCGGCGAGCTGTGGGCGGACAGCCAGCGCGAGCTGTTCGGCGACGCCGTGGAGGTGACCGAGGGCTACAAGTCGTGGTGGTCGTACATCCCGCACTTCGTCAACACGCCCGGCTACGTCTACGCCTATTCCTACGGGCAGTTGCTGGCGCTGTCGGTCTACCGCCAGTACGAGGAGCAGGGGTCCGACTTCGTGCCCCGATACCTCCACCTGCTGTCGAGCGGCGGGTCGATGGCGCCCGAGGACCTCGGCAAGATCGTGGGCTGCGACCTGGCCGACCCCGGTTTCTGGGACGGTGGACTGGCGATTATCGAGCAGCAGGTCGACGCGGCGGAGACGGCGGCCTTCGAAGCTGGGAGGCTGTAG
- a CDS encoding glycogen debranching N-terminal domain-containing protein, translating to MADPWTFAGESAPLGQPGGTVTLVEGSAFAISGRSGDIVPGSPQGLFFRDTRFLSQLELRINGQPPEPLAAETPEPFSAVFVSRTRPRPGQADSTLMVFRYRYIGRGMREDVVLRNFGDEPAFCLVELVVQADFAGLFEVKEGRPQAVGARTTELADGQFVFAHRYGSSRRGARVQFSQPAQLSGDLAVFEIIVPPKGQWSTCVQLTPSIDGEEIEPRYRCGEPVERATPVERLAKWRRQIPLVDTDHDGLRTVTARSAEDLGALRIFDPDYPERAVIAAGAPWFMTLFGRDSLITSWMALLVDPELALGVLQTLARFQGEDVDPRNDEEPGRILHEMRFGDAASLSLGGGRVYYGTADATPLFVMLLGELRRWGLAAEVVDQLLPHADRAMAWIEEFGDRDGDGYVEYQRATDRGLVNQGWKDSWDGVRFANGDLARTPLALCEVQGYVYGAYLARAHFAAEAGDPATAERFRTKAAELKRAFNRDFWLEDKGWFALGLDADKRPVDSLASNMGHCLWTGIVDEDKAPMVAERLLSRDMFSGWGIRTLGASMHGYNPISYHCGSVWPHDNAIIASGLMRYGFVEEAQRVITAMLDAALSQGGRLPELFSGLDRDEFPSVVSYPTSCSPQAWAAASPLLFLRTLLRLDPWVPHGKVWLSPVLPEGIEYLRVDRIPLAGRRVTVEVSDTNVKVEGLPPELELISVPRDPMTAA from the coding sequence GTGGCGGATCCGTGGACGTTCGCAGGGGAGAGCGCACCGCTGGGGCAGCCCGGCGGCACGGTCACGTTGGTGGAGGGCTCGGCCTTCGCCATCTCCGGCCGCTCGGGCGACATCGTGCCCGGCTCGCCGCAAGGGCTGTTCTTCCGCGACACCCGCTTCCTGTCGCAACTGGAACTGCGCATCAACGGCCAGCCGCCCGAGCCCCTGGCCGCAGAGACGCCCGAACCGTTCTCGGCCGTCTTCGTGTCGCGCACCCGCCCTCGCCCGGGGCAAGCCGACAGCACGCTGATGGTCTTCCGCTACCGCTACATCGGCCGGGGCATGCGCGAGGACGTCGTGCTGCGCAACTTCGGCGACGAGCCCGCCTTCTGCCTTGTCGAGCTCGTCGTGCAGGCCGACTTCGCCGGGCTGTTCGAGGTCAAGGAAGGCAGGCCCCAAGCCGTCGGCGCCCGCACCACCGAACTGGCCGACGGGCAGTTCGTCTTCGCCCACCGCTACGGCTCCTCGCGCCGGGGGGCGCGGGTGCAGTTCAGCCAGCCCGCGCAACTGAGCGGCGACCTCGCGGTGTTCGAGATCATCGTCCCGCCCAAGGGCCAGTGGTCGACGTGCGTCCAGCTCACCCCGTCGATCGACGGCGAAGAGATCGAGCCCCGCTACCGCTGCGGCGAACCGGTGGAACGGGCCACCCCCGTCGAGCGCTTGGCCAAGTGGCGCCGCCAGATCCCGTTGGTCGACACCGACCACGACGGCCTGCGCACCGTCACCGCCCGCAGCGCCGAGGACCTCGGCGCCCTGCGCATCTTCGACCCCGACTACCCCGAGCGCGCCGTGATCGCCGCAGGCGCGCCGTGGTTCATGACGCTCTTCGGGCGCGACTCGCTCATCACGTCGTGGATGGCGCTGCTCGTCGATCCCGAGCTCGCCCTCGGCGTGCTGCAGACGCTCGCCCGTTTCCAGGGCGAAGACGTCGACCCCCGCAACGACGAAGAGCCCGGCCGCATCCTCCACGAGATGCGCTTCGGCGACGCCGCCTCGCTGTCGTTGGGCGGCGGCCGCGTCTACTACGGCACCGCGGATGCCACGCCGCTGTTCGTCATGCTGCTGGGCGAGCTGCGGCGCTGGGGCTTGGCCGCCGAGGTGGTCGACCAACTGCTGCCGCACGCCGATCGGGCCATGGCCTGGATCGAGGAGTTCGGCGACCGCGACGGCGACGGGTACGTCGAGTACCAGCGGGCCACCGACCGCGGCCTGGTCAACCAAGGGTGGAAGGACTCCTGGGACGGCGTGCGCTTCGCCAACGGCGACCTGGCTCGCACCCCGCTCGCCCTGTGCGAGGTGCAGGGCTACGTGTACGGCGCCTACCTGGCCCGGGCCCACTTCGCCGCCGAGGCAGGCGACCCCGCCACGGCCGAGCGCTTCCGCACCAAGGCGGCGGAGTTGAAGCGGGCCTTCAACCGCGACTTCTGGTTGGAGGACAAGGGCTGGTTCGCCCTCGGGCTCGACGCCGACAAGCGGCCCGTCGACTCGTTGGCGTCGAACATGGGCCACTGCCTCTGGACGGGCATCGTCGACGAGGACAAGGCACCGATGGTGGCCGAGCGCTTGCTGAGCCGCGACATGTTCAGCGGGTGGGGCATCCGCACGCTCGGGGCGTCGATGCACGGCTACAACCCGATCAGTTACCACTGCGGGTCGGTGTGGCCCCACGACAACGCCATCATCGCCTCGGGCCTCATGCGTTACGGCTTCGTGGAAGAGGCCCAGCGCGTCATCACCGCCATGCTCGATGCCGCGCTGAGCCAAGGCGGTCGGCTGCCCGAGTTGTTCAGCGGCCTCGACCGCGACGAGTTCCCCTCGGTCGTCAGCTATCCGACCTCGTGCTCCCCGCAAGCGTGGGCGGCCGCCTCGCCGTTGCTGTTCCTGCGCACGCTGCTGCGCCTCGACCCGTGGGTGCCCCACGGCAAGGTGTGGCTGTCGCCCGTCCTGCCCGAGGGCATCGAGTACCTGCGCGTCGACCGCATCCCGCTGGCCGGCCGGCGCGTGACCGTCGAAGTCTCCGACACGAATGTGAAGGTGGAAGGCTTGCCTCCTGAACTCGAACTCATCTCCGTGCCCCGCGACCCCATGACCGCGGCATGA